The proteins below are encoded in one region of Flavobacterium sp. IMCC34852:
- a CDS encoding mechanosensitive ion channel family protein gives MNSSLSIRSFAEYVEQFTSLLIDYSPKLISALIILFVGLYAIRIINRLVRKIMIKRELDPTLSKFLADSLLWALRLLLFVSFISKLGIETSSFVAILGAAGLAIGLSLQGSLSNFAGGMLIILFKPFRVGDTIEAQGVIGTVLEIQIFVTKLITGNNQTIFVPNGILSNGVIINYSMQGNRRADLVFSLSYDTNIKTAKDIVMQVMQNHPKVLKNPAPTVAVKSLTDSAIILAINPWAKNADFGAMASDVLENCKEAFDAAGIVTQPYVRESSKA, from the coding sequence ATGAACAGCTCGCTTTCGATTCGCTCTTTTGCCGAATACGTAGAACAATTTACCTCTTTATTAATTGATTATTCTCCGAAACTTATTTCGGCACTAATCATTCTATTTGTTGGTTTGTATGCCATTCGCATTATCAATCGCCTGGTAAGAAAAATTATGATCAAAAGAGAGCTCGACCCAACGCTGTCAAAGTTCCTGGCCGATAGTTTGCTTTGGGCTTTGCGGTTGCTACTCTTTGTGAGTTTTATTTCCAAATTGGGAATTGAAACTTCTTCGTTTGTAGCAATTTTGGGTGCGGCCGGTTTGGCGATTGGTTTGTCTTTACAAGGTTCACTCTCCAATTTTGCCGGCGGCATGCTGATTATTTTGTTCAAACCTTTTCGCGTGGGCGATACCATCGAAGCGCAAGGTGTTATTGGAACCGTACTCGAAATTCAAATTTTTGTCACTAAATTAATTACGGGAAACAACCAAACGATTTTTGTGCCCAACGGGATTTTATCAAATGGTGTAATCATTAATTATTCGATGCAAGGCAATCGCAGAGCGGATTTGGTTTTTTCGCTTTCGTATGATACCAATATCAAAACTGCTAAAGACATCGTGATGCAAGTGATGCAAAACCATCCGAAAGTATTGAAGAATCCGGCACCTACCGTGGCCGTTAAAAGTTTGACTGATTCCGCCATCATTTTAGCCATCAATCCTTGGGCAAAGAATGCCGATTTTGGTGCCATGGCTTCAGATGTTTTAGAAAATTGTAAAGAAGCTTTTGATGCGGCAGGAATAGTGACGCAACCTTATGTGAGAGAATCTTCGAAGGCCTAA
- the tsaB gene encoding tRNA (adenosine(37)-N6)-threonylcarbamoyltransferase complex dimerization subunit type 1 TsaB, which translates to MAYILNIETATKNCSVSLAKDGQTVLCKEIADQGYSHAEKLHVFIEDILKESQIDFRKLKAIAVSKGPGSYTGLRIGVSTAKGLCYALGIPLIAVDTLAVLAQKVTQNDGLIVPMLDARRMEVYSAVFNANHQKIMEVQAEVLTNDSYAEMTETIYFVGDCQEKCQTVLTKENFVFLPEIVFPSANEMSPISFEKFTRNAFEDVAYFEPFYLKDFMLTKKN; encoded by the coding sequence TTGGCTTACATATTAAATATTGAAACGGCTACCAAGAATTGCTCGGTTTCTTTAGCCAAAGACGGGCAAACCGTTTTGTGCAAAGAAATCGCGGATCAAGGGTATTCTCATGCTGAAAAGTTGCATGTTTTTATTGAAGATATTTTAAAGGAAAGTCAGATTGATTTCCGCAAATTAAAAGCCATAGCGGTGAGCAAAGGACCGGGTTCTTATACCGGCTTACGCATAGGTGTTTCTACGGCCAAAGGCTTGTGTTATGCGCTCGGAATTCCGTTGATTGCGGTAGATACTTTAGCCGTTTTGGCCCAAAAAGTAACCCAAAATGATGGTTTGATTGTGCCTATGCTTGATGCTCGAAGAATGGAGGTTTACAGCGCCGTCTTTAATGCCAATCACCAAAAAATCATGGAAGTACAAGCCGAAGTTTTAACCAACGACAGCTATGCTGAAATGACTGAAACCATTTATTTTGTGGGTGATTGCCAAGAGAAATGCCAAACGGTTTTGACCAAAGAGAACTTTGTGTTTTTACCCGAAATTGTATTTCCTTCTGCCAACGAAATGAGTCCGATAAGCTTTGAAAAATTTACCCGGAATGCCTTTGAAGATGTAGCTTATTTTGAGCCTTTTTACTTGAAGGATTTTATGCTGACTAAGAAAAATTAG
- a CDS encoding efflux RND transporter periplasmic adaptor subunit — MSKKKLYWLGGIVLLLLVVLVVLKKNGVIGADENITEVETAKADEITIIETVSATGKIQPEIEVKISSEVSGEIIDLPVKEGQVVKKGQLLVKINPDLYTSGYNRTISNLSGTKAGLSQADAAFKEAKASYDRSKTLFDKGIISKSEWDKAVATFESAKASKESAYYNVQSANATVKEAKDNLGRTTIYSPADGTISSLGVELGERVLGTQQMTGTEILRVANLDNMEVEVDVNENDIVKISIGDSTNISVDAYLKKEFKGIVTSISNSASTSTTADQVTNFKVKVRILKESYQDLLEGKPASFSPFRPGMTATVDIITTRKEKVIGVPISAVLVKSDTTATKSYEVKDESEEKKVTAKSDKKFECVFVKEGNKAKIRVIKTGIQDDTNIEVVSGLKKGDVVIVGPYTTVTKDLNSGDKVKLKNATDKKKEE, encoded by the coding sequence ATGTCAAAAAAGAAACTATATTGGTTAGGCGGAATAGTCCTATTGCTGTTAGTAGTGTTAGTTGTTCTAAAGAAAAACGGTGTAATCGGTGCCGATGAAAATATAACCGAAGTTGAAACCGCCAAAGCAGATGAAATTACCATTATCGAAACGGTTTCGGCTACGGGGAAAATCCAACCCGAAATTGAAGTAAAAATCTCCTCGGAAGTTTCGGGAGAAATTATTGACTTGCCGGTTAAAGAAGGCCAAGTAGTAAAAAAAGGACAGCTTTTGGTTAAAATCAATCCCGATTTGTACACTTCTGGATATAACAGAACGATTTCTAATTTGTCGGGAACCAAAGCCGGTTTGAGTCAAGCCGACGCTGCGTTTAAAGAAGCTAAAGCCAGTTACGACAGAAGCAAAACCCTTTTTGACAAAGGTATTATTTCCAAATCGGAATGGGACAAAGCCGTGGCTACTTTTGAAAGTGCCAAAGCCAGTAAAGAATCGGCTTACTACAATGTACAAAGCGCGAATGCTACCGTAAAAGAAGCCAAAGACAACTTGGGCCGAACCACTATTTATTCACCGGCAGACGGAACGATTTCTTCGCTTGGGGTTGAATTGGGTGAAAGAGTTTTGGGAACCCAACAAATGACCGGAACAGAAATCCTTCGCGTAGCCAATTTGGATAACATGGAAGTAGAAGTCGATGTAAATGAAAATGACATCGTAAAAATCAGCATAGGCGACAGTACTAATATTAGTGTTGATGCCTATTTGAAGAAAGAATTTAAAGGCATTGTTACGAGTATTTCTAACTCGGCTAGCACTTCTACTACCGCAGACCAAGTGACCAATTTTAAAGTAAAAGTCAGAATTCTAAAAGAATCTTATCAAGATTTATTAGAAGGAAAACCGGCTAGTTTTTCTCCGTTCAGACCCGGAATGACCGCTACCGTTGATATTATTACCACCCGAAAAGAAAAAGTAATTGGTGTGCCCATTAGTGCTGTTTTGGTAAAATCGGATACGACTGCTACCAAAAGTTATGAAGTGAAAGACGAAAGCGAAGAGAAAAAAGTGACTGCCAAAAGCGATAAAAAATTTGAATGTGTTTTCGTGAAAGAAGGCAACAAAGCCAAAATCAGAGTCATCAAAACCGGTATTCAAGACGACACCAATATTGAAGTGGTTTCGGGCTTGAAGAAAGGCGATGTGGTAATTGTCGGACCTTATACTACAGTAACCAAAGACCTAAATTCGGGTGACAAAGTGAAGCTCAAAAACGCTACCGATAAAAAGAAAGAAGAATAA
- a CDS encoding TolC family protein translates to MKILLKKHFLLAAILFSVFSSLAQTKKWTIQECVEYALKNNISIKQSELDIRLADIDKKAAVASFFPNLNASGSHSWSIGANINPVTNARENQTTQFTQMSLSSSVDLYNGLQNQNRLRRAKLSQLAAQYQLTKMQDDISLFVANAYLDILFNRENLKVQQGQLANDEKQLVRSKELVDAGMVPRGDLLDMKATVAADKQKVVAAENALLISRLSLAQLLRLEDFANFDIAEVDMEAKASPVMSETPEAIVSKANEVRVEIKIAKANLDLAERDIKIANGALQPSVSLGYNFGTNASYSDRIIGVDPNGVPIIAGPLPVFDQFSNNKGHNFGVQLNVPIFNGFSAKNAVARSKVAYERSKNAFDQAKLDLETNVYKAITDTKGALNTYEASIATFEARQEAFNYAKEKFAVGMMNTFDYNQAQTLFINSQSDVIRAKYDYIFKTKVVELYFGIPIIQKQ, encoded by the coding sequence ATGAAAATACTATTAAAAAAACATTTTTTACTCGCCGCAATATTGTTCTCAGTATTCAGTTCTTTGGCACAAACCAAAAAGTGGACGATACAGGAATGTGTTGAATATGCTTTAAAAAACAATATTTCCATCAAGCAATCTGAGTTAGATATAAGATTGGCTGATATTGATAAAAAAGCGGCTGTGGCCAGTTTCTTCCCGAATCTCAATGCCAGCGGTTCCCATTCTTGGAGTATTGGGGCCAATATTAACCCGGTAACCAATGCGCGTGAAAATCAAACCACCCAATTTACCCAAATGAGTTTGAGCTCAAGCGTTGATCTTTACAATGGGTTGCAAAATCAAAATCGTTTACGAAGAGCTAAGTTAAGCCAATTAGCCGCGCAATACCAACTGACCAAAATGCAGGATGATATTTCGTTATTTGTGGCCAATGCTTATTTGGATATTTTATTCAACCGTGAAAATTTAAAAGTGCAACAAGGGCAATTAGCCAATGACGAAAAACAATTGGTTCGCTCCAAAGAATTAGTAGACGCCGGAATGGTGCCACGCGGTGATTTATTAGACATGAAAGCTACGGTTGCCGCCGATAAACAAAAAGTAGTCGCCGCAGAAAATGCCCTTTTAATTTCCAGATTGAGTTTGGCGCAATTGCTTCGTTTGGAAGATTTTGCCAATTTTGATATAGCCGAGGTTGATATGGAAGCCAAAGCCAGTCCGGTAATGTCTGAAACGCCCGAAGCTATTGTCAGCAAAGCCAATGAAGTTAGGGTAGAAATTAAAATAGCCAAAGCCAATTTGGATTTGGCCGAAAGAGACATCAAAATCGCTAACGGTGCTTTACAACCCAGTGTTTCATTAGGGTATAATTTTGGCACCAATGCCAGTTATTCCGACAGAATAATCGGCGTTGATCCTAATGGTGTACCGATTATAGCCGGACCACTGCCGGTTTTTGACCAGTTCAGCAACAATAAAGGACACAATTTCGGAGTACAATTGAATGTGCCAATCTTCAATGGGTTTTCAGCCAAGAATGCGGTGGCGAGATCCAAGGTTGCTTATGAAAGATCAAAAAATGCTTTTGACCAAGCCAAATTAGATTTGGAAACCAATGTCTACAAAGCCATCACCGATACCAAAGGTGCACTCAACACCTATGAAGCTTCGATTGCCACTTTTGAAGCCCGACAAGAAGCGTTTAATTATGCCAAAGAAAAATTTGCCGTTGGGATGATGAATACCTTCGATTACAATCAAGCACAAACTTTATTTATCAATTCACAATCGGATGTGATCCGTGCCAAATACGATTACATTTTTAAAACCAAAGTGGTTGAACTTTATTTTGGAATCCCAATCATACAAAAACAATAA
- a CDS encoding DUF4403 family protein → MSAIKSILFLFVFSMVLNSCSTTQKIEALKPLPSNDAPMVYKTKTSFVNMPLEISLKEIESQLNKTLSGQIYDDSNLADDKTEMKIWKTAPIKLAEKNGKIETVMPLKIWAKIKYGTDFMGLNDTREINLNGTITMISDVRLSNWKLSTTSKIEDFEWSESPTILVAGKYVPITYIINPTLSIFKSKVAKKIDEAIENSCDFKPYVLDVLQNMSTPFITSEQYQTWFKLIPIEVYVTDAVLEKSQIKMDLGLKCNMQTMVGLKPKNTFERDAIQFKAVTKIPNTVSANVAAISTYESASQIITANFKGKEFASGSRKIIVENVALWQKDGKIIIQLDMSGSINGSIYLSGIPNYNAITKEIYFDQMDYVLNSKGLLTKTANWLLQGVILRKIQENCRYSIKENLDEGKKSLLPYLSNYSPMKGVFVNGTMNDFEFEKVEVTDKAIIAFITTTGKMSVKIDGME, encoded by the coding sequence ATGTCTGCCATAAAATCAATTCTTTTCTTATTTGTGTTTTCAATGGTTTTGAACAGTTGTTCTACTACTCAAAAAATTGAAGCTTTAAAACCTTTGCCTTCTAATGATGCGCCGATGGTTTACAAAACCAAAACTTCCTTTGTCAATATGCCTTTAGAGATTTCTCTGAAGGAAATAGAAAGCCAACTAAACAAAACCTTGAGCGGTCAGATTTATGACGATTCCAATTTGGCCGATGACAAAACCGAAATGAAAATTTGGAAAACCGCGCCTATAAAATTGGCAGAAAAAAACGGTAAAATTGAAACCGTTATGCCTTTGAAAATTTGGGCCAAAATAAAATACGGGACTGATTTTATGGGATTAAATGACACCCGAGAAATTAACTTAAACGGCACCATTACCATGATAAGCGATGTTCGATTGTCGAATTGGAAATTATCCACTACGTCAAAAATTGAAGATTTCGAATGGTCAGAAAGTCCGACAATATTGGTTGCCGGAAAATATGTGCCCATCACTTATATCATCAATCCTACGCTTTCTATTTTTAAATCGAAAGTGGCAAAAAAAATCGACGAAGCTATTGAAAACTCTTGTGATTTTAAGCCTTATGTTTTGGATGTATTGCAAAATATGAGCACGCCATTTATCACTAGCGAGCAATACCAAACTTGGTTCAAACTCATTCCGATTGAAGTGTATGTTACCGATGCGGTTTTAGAAAAAAGTCAAATCAAAATGGATTTGGGACTAAAGTGCAATATGCAAACGATGGTGGGTTTGAAACCAAAAAACACTTTTGAAAGAGACGCGATTCAATTCAAAGCCGTGACTAAAATTCCGAATACCGTTTCAGCCAATGTGGCGGCTATTTCTACCTATGAAAGTGCTTCCCAAATTATTACGGCTAATTTCAAAGGCAAAGAATTTGCTTCGGGTAGTAGAAAAATAATCGTTGAGAATGTAGCCTTGTGGCAAAAAGACGGTAAAATTATCATCCAATTAGACATGAGTGGCAGCATCAACGGGTCGATTTATTTATCGGGTATTCCGAATTACAATGCAATTACCAAAGAAATTTATTTTGACCAAATGGATTATGTTTTGAATTCAAAAGGGTTATTGACCAAAACCGCCAATTGGTTATTGCAAGGCGTGATTTTGAGAAAAATTCAGGAAAACTGTCGTTACTCTATCAAAGAGAATTTGGATGAAGGAAAAAAAAGTCTATTGCCTTATTTGAGCAATTATTCGCCCATGAAAGGTGTTTTTGTAAACGGAACGATGAATGATTTTGAATTTGAAAAAGTAGAAGTTACCGACAAAGCCATCATTGCTTTCATCACTACTACCGGAAAAATGAGTGTGAAAATTGACGGCATGGAGTAG
- a CDS encoding DUF420 domain-containing protein, with the protein MNNQENQTLERKFRGSIIAVSIIIPIAVAVLFSVKLKDFGIDIEPLSFLPPIYASINAATALLLIMGVMAIKNGNRKVHERLMTLAIACSVVFLVMYVAYHMSADSTKYGDINADGLLDDTEIANAGWMRSVYFFILISHIVLSVAIIPMVLFTYVRALAERFDKHKKLAKITFPLWLYVAVTGVVVYLMISPYYAN; encoded by the coding sequence ATGAATAATCAAGAGAATCAAACATTAGAGCGAAAATTCAGAGGTTCCATTATTGCCGTTTCTATTATTATTCCGATAGCAGTTGCGGTTTTGTTTTCGGTTAAATTAAAAGACTTCGGAATCGATATTGAACCCTTAAGCTTTTTACCGCCAATTTATGCCTCCATAAATGCAGCAACCGCTTTGCTTTTAATTATGGGTGTAATGGCTATAAAAAACGGCAACAGAAAAGTCCATGAAAGACTAATGACTTTGGCCATTGCGTGTTCGGTAGTTTTTTTGGTGATGTATGTGGCTTATCACATGTCGGCTGATTCTACAAAGTATGGAGATATCAACGCTGACGGACTTTTAGATGACACCGAAATAGCCAATGCCGGTTGGATGCGAAGTGTTTACTTTTTTATTCTGATTTCACATATTGTGTTATCTGTCGCTATTATTCCTATGGTCTTGTTTACTTATGTAAGAGCATTAGCGGAGCGTTTTGATAAACATAAAAAACTAGCTAAAATCACTTTTCCACTTTGGTTGTATGTGGCTGTTACCGGTGTAGTAGTTTACTTGATGATTTCACCTTACTATGCAAACTAA
- a CDS encoding SCO family protein, with product MKNKSYIGLSFIVLIFGIIFIPKIISRIKNGTVVQGERIDAVSNHKTAENGLLTIGPAPSFELTNQNNKKVSNETYRGKVYVLEFFFSTCPSICPVMNKNMVSIQNEFFGNPNFGIASITINPEYDTAAVLKEHGELIGVKSSNWHLLTGDKEYIFNISNKGFNIYAGENNKVAGGFEHSGLFALIDKEGNIRCRKDKFGNPILYYDGLEKEGVKAITEDIKKLLNE from the coding sequence ATGAAGAATAAATCATACATAGGTTTATCGTTTATCGTTTTGATTTTCGGGATTATTTTTATTCCGAAAATCATCAGTAGAATCAAGAACGGTACGGTAGTTCAAGGAGAAAGAATTGACGCAGTTTCCAATCACAAAACAGCAGAAAACGGTTTGCTGACTATCGGTCCGGCACCGAGTTTTGAACTGACCAACCAAAACAATAAAAAAGTTTCCAATGAGACTTACAGAGGCAAAGTTTATGTGTTGGAGTTCTTCTTTTCAACTTGCCCTTCTATTTGCCCGGTGATGAATAAAAATATGGTTAGCATACAAAATGAATTTTTTGGAAATCCTAATTTCGGAATTGCCTCCATTACTATTAATCCGGAGTATGATACTGCCGCTGTTTTAAAAGAACATGGCGAACTCATCGGTGTTAAATCTTCCAATTGGCACTTGCTTACCGGAGATAAGGAATACATTTTCAATATTTCCAACAAAGGATTTAATATCTATGCCGGAGAAAACAATAAAGTGGCCGGTGGTTTTGAACATTCAGGACTTTTCGCTTTGATAGACAAAGAAGGCAATATACGTTGCCGAAAAGACAAATTCGGGAATCCTATTTTGTATTATGACGGTTTGGAAAAAGAAGGCGTAAAAGCCATTACAGAAGACATAAAAAAATTATTAAATGAATAA
- a CDS encoding cytochrome C oxidase subunit IV family protein, whose protein sequence is MGHEHVSNTKRIWQVFGILSIVTIVEVYLGILRPDVLVMNDFISMNLLNWIFIILTLYKAYKITWVFMHMEGEKASLRWAVVATVIFLVLYLLFILLVEADYIYGIFKNSTIKWNF, encoded by the coding sequence ATGGGACACGAGCACGTATCAAATACTAAAAGAATCTGGCAAGTTTTCGGAATTCTATCTATAGTAACAATAGTTGAGGTTTATTTAGGAATCTTAAGACCGGATGTTTTGGTCATGAATGATTTCATTTCGATGAACCTTCTGAACTGGATTTTCATTATTTTAACCCTTTACAAAGCTTACAAAATCACCTGGGTTTTCATGCACATGGAAGGTGAAAAAGCTAGTTTGCGTTGGGCTGTTGTAGCCACCGTTATTTTCCTTGTATTATATTTACTTTTTATATTGTTAGTCGAAGCAGATTATATCTACGGGATTTTTAAAAATTCTACTATTAAATGGAATTTTTAA
- a CDS encoding cytochrome c oxidase subunit 3, with amino-acid sequence MGATVTTANTNENTWGGGNEPMGASYGKLMMWFFIVSDALTFSGFLAAYGFSRFKFIDNWPIADEVFTHFPFMHGVDAPMYYVALMTFILIFSSVTMVLAVDAGHQMKQKKVAFYMLLTIVGGLIFVGSQAWEWKNFIKGEFGAIETKGGSIIQFVDKTGKRVKLEEFAVVLPETREQHKRSNGIWFTDEATLPTYSVAEVQAGFKANPDLLVRTEKIYRDTKEDRENKSLQQGLNHNKKREILTREASEAMVANAHLVVEGANLQRNEYGSKLFADFFFFITGFHGFHVFSGVIINIIIYFNVLLGTYEKRRSYEMVEKVGLYWHFVDLVWVFVFTFFYLV; translated from the coding sequence ATGGGAGCTACAGTTACTACTGCAAACACAAACGAAAATACTTGGGGTGGCGGAAATGAGCCAATGGGTGCCAGTTATGGTAAATTGATGATGTGGTTTTTTATCGTATCGGATGCCTTAACTTTTTCCGGATTCCTTGCCGCATACGGTTTTTCAAGATTTAAATTTATTGATAATTGGCCAATTGCCGACGAAGTGTTTACCCACTTCCCATTCATGCACGGGGTAGATGCGCCGATGTATTATGTGGCCTTGATGACTTTTATCTTGATTTTTTCTTCGGTAACCATGGTATTGGCTGTGGATGCCGGACACCAAATGAAGCAAAAGAAAGTGGCATTTTATATGTTGTTGACTATTGTTGGTGGTTTAATTTTCGTTGGTTCTCAAGCTTGGGAGTGGAAAAACTTCATCAAAGGAGAATTTGGAGCTATTGAAACCAAAGGTGGAAGTATCATCCAATTTGTGGATAAAACCGGTAAAAGAGTAAAATTAGAAGAGTTTGCCGTTGTATTGCCGGAAACCAGAGAACAACACAAACGCAGTAACGGTATTTGGTTTACCGATGAGGCAACGTTACCGACTTATTCTGTAGCCGAAGTTCAAGCCGGTTTCAAAGCGAACCCTGATTTATTAGTAAGAACTGAAAAAATCTACAGAGATACTAAAGAAGACAGAGAAAACAAATCACTGCAACAAGGATTAAATCACAATAAAAAACGTGAAATTTTAACCAGAGAAGCTTCTGAAGCTATGGTGGCCAATGCGCATTTGGTGGTTGAAGGCGCTAACCTGCAAAGAAATGAATACGGAAGTAAATTGTTTGCCGATTTCTTCTTCTTTATTACCGGATTCCACGGATTCCACGTATTCTCGGGAGTAATTATCAATATCATTATTTATTTTAATGTTCTTTTGGGAACTTATGAAAAAAGAAGAAGTTATGAAATGGTCGAGAAAGTGGGTCTTTATTGGCACTTTGTTGACTTGGTTTGGGTATTCGTATTTACATTCTTCTACTTAGTTTAA
- a CDS encoding cytochrome c oxidase subunit 3 — protein sequence MATTTMSADEHKDRTARSKKLLLWFAMASMTMMFAGITSAFVVSKSREDWMQDFQMPSAFYFSTLAIILCSVTFHLAKKAIEKDNRSATGNFLLLTLGLGIAFVVLQFQGFEQLIKQGYYFTGPESNIATTFLYVIAVVHLAHLAGGMISLLIIIYNHFKQKYNSSQLLGIELGAMYWHFLDFLWICLFLFLYFFK from the coding sequence ATGGCTACAACAACGATGTCAGCTGACGAACACAAAGACAGAACGGCGCGTTCCAAAAAATTACTTTTATGGTTTGCCATGGCCAGTATGACCATGATGTTTGCCGGTATTACGAGTGCTTTTGTAGTGAGTAAGTCAAGAGAAGATTGGATGCAGGATTTCCAAATGCCTTCGGCTTTTTACTTTAGTACTTTGGCAATTATTTTATGTAGTGTTACTTTTCATTTGGCTAAAAAAGCCATCGAGAAAGACAATCGCAGTGCTACGGGTAATTTTCTTTTGTTGACTTTAGGTTTGGGAATTGCCTTTGTGGTTTTACAGTTTCAAGGCTTTGAACAATTAATAAAACAAGGATATTATTTCACGGGACCGGAGAGTAACATCGCCACTACTTTTCTCTATGTAATCGCTGTGGTACACTTGGCTCACTTGGCCGGAGGAATGATTTCGCTTTTAATCATAATTTATAATCATTTTAAACAAAAATACAATTCAAGTCAATTGCTTGGAATTGAACTAGGTGCAATGTATTGGCACTTTCTTGATTTCTTGTGGATTTGCTTGTTTTTATTTTTATATTTCTTTAAATAA
- the cyoE gene encoding heme o synthase, whose product MNATPTTFSLKQIAIDFKEITKAGLAISVVFSSIAGYLLGVADFHDLKVSTLLMLAVGGYCMVGASNAFNQVIEKDLDALMDRTKNRPVASGRMSPNHALFVASLLTIIGLILLYMINPKSAMFGAISIFLYTSIYTPLKVHTPLSVFVGAFPGAIPFMLGWVAATDHFGIEAGTLFLIQFFWQFPHFWAIGWFLYEDYEKAGFFMLPTGKKDQSTALQTILYSVWLLVASLLPSLGYTGRLFISPIAAGIVFLLGIWMIYYAVKLYQLRTAKAARTLMLVSVSYITLLQIVYITDKFLR is encoded by the coding sequence ATGAACGCGACTCCAACTACATTTTCTCTTAAACAAATTGCGATTGATTTCAAAGAAATCACTAAAGCAGGTTTAGCTATAAGTGTAGTTTTTTCTTCTATAGCGGGTTATTTGCTTGGCGTTGCTGATTTTCATGATTTGAAAGTATCGACTTTATTGATGTTGGCCGTTGGCGGTTACTGTATGGTTGGTGCCTCTAATGCTTTTAATCAGGTTATCGAAAAAGACTTGGATGCTTTGATGGACCGAACCAAAAACCGTCCGGTCGCGTCGGGCAGAATGTCGCCCAATCACGCTTTGTTTGTGGCTAGTTTGCTGACGATTATCGGTTTGATTTTATTGTACATGATTAACCCGAAATCGGCCATGTTTGGTGCGATTTCTATCTTTTTATATACGAGTATTTATACACCGTTAAAAGTGCATACACCGTTATCGGTTTTTGTGGGTGCTTTTCCGGGAGCGATTCCGTTTATGTTGGGTTGGGTTGCTGCTACAGACCATTTTGGGATTGAGGCGGGAACACTTTTTTTAATCCAGTTTTTTTGGCAATTTCCACATTTTTGGGCCATTGGTTGGTTCTTGTATGAAGATTATGAAAAGGCCGGTTTTTTTATGTTGCCAACCGGTAAAAAAGACCAGTCTACCGCTTTGCAAACCATTTTGTATTCGGTTTGGTTGTTGGTGGCTTCTTTGCTTCCGAGTTTAGGGTATACCGGGCGATTATTTATTTCGCCGATTGCGGCAGGAATTGTATTTTTGCTTGGCATTTGGATGATTTATTATGCGGTAAAATTATACCAACTCAGAACAGCCAAAGCTGCCAGAACACTGATGTTAGTGAGTGTTTCTTATATTACTTTGTTACAAATAGTTTATATTACGGATAAATTTTTAAGATAG
- a CDS encoding fasciclin domain-containing protein: MKNKNFKLMATLKAFALAAFISFSFASCSPDENTADDTTASKLTIKETLDALNRAPAPGQASIAGIAVDAGFNELVSALVYVDTELDAGLVNLFANGTDQYTVFAPTDQAFQNLYAALNVDSITDLPAPLVRDVLLYHVIEGRRAANSVVPKRGTREITTLLGSSFSVTPSGAINAIGNSANITAANISASNGIIHVIDTVILPIN, translated from the coding sequence ATGAAAAACAAAAACTTTAAATTAATGGCAACTTTAAAAGCATTTGCATTGGCTGCTTTTATTTCTTTCAGTTTTGCATCTTGTTCTCCGGATGAAAATACTGCGGATGACACAACGGCTTCAAAACTTACCATCAAAGAAACTTTAGATGCGCTGAATCGTGCTCCGGCTCCCGGTCAAGCCTCTATTGCCGGAATAGCTGTTGATGCGGGATTCAACGAATTGGTTTCTGCTTTGGTTTATGTAGATACAGAATTGGATGCCGGATTAGTAAACCTTTTTGCCAACGGAACCGATCAATACACTGTATTTGCGCCAACAGATCAAGCTTTTCAAAATTTGTATGCGGCATTAAATGTTGACAGTATCACTGACTTACCAGCGCCATTGGTACGTGACGTTTTATTGTACCATGTTATAGAAGGTAGACGTGCCGCCAACAGTGTGGTGCCTAAAAGAGGAACACGTGAAATAACAACCCTTTTAGGAAGTTCATTCTCGGTAACACCAAGCGGTGCTATTAATGCCATTGGAAATTCAGCCAATATTACAGCGGCCAATATTTCTGCATCAAACGGAATTATACATGTAATTGACACTGTAATATTACCGATTAATTAA